In bacterium, the DNA window ATCTTTTATTTTTACCTTATCGGGAGCTTTAGCCAGAGCATAACCCCCGTGGGCGCCCCTGCTCGAGCTGACCATACCGCATCCTTTCAGGGGAATAATTATATTGCTGAGATATTTTTCCGAAATATCCTCCCGCCGGGCGATATCCTTTAAAAGCACAGGCCCGCCGCCGTAAGAACACGCCAGGTCATACATAAGCCGCACACCATATCTCGAACGGGTTGAAAGCCGCATAAAACCTCCTATTTACTACTAATTCAATTGAGTTAATAGTGAATGATAAAACAGCGCCGGATATAAGTCAAGTTTAAATTATTTCCGCAGAGAACCCGCTTCAAATTTTTGGAGTGAATTCCTATCGGCAACGCCGTAATAATCATCCTGCCAGATGAGCAATCCTATGTATCCGTATTCTTTCGCTTCGGTAAGGACGCCGTCAACTTCTCTGTCGCCGGCTTCCCTGCCCGCGCCGTCCGAAGCCCTGACGCCCCATTCACCGACAAACACCGGTTTGTCTATAGTTATACCCATTTCATCCGCAATATCATACGCATCAGGCAGGGAAGAGGAACCTTCCTGGTAGAAGTGGAACTGAAGGATATCAAGGTCTGACCCGGCCCACAAAGCAAGCATATCGTCAACCGTATTGCTCCCCAATGTAACCTTTCCGCCTTTATTGCGTATCCTGAGCGCCGATTCCCTGACGAAAGAGCGGATATCATCCATATCCACAACAGTCAGCTCGGGTTCGTTGAATAAATCCCAGGCAAAAACAGCTTCATTATCCCAGTACGGGCTGAACAGCCTGTCAATTTCATCAACAAAACGGGCTCGAAGTTCGGGCCGGGTGAAAAGTTCCGGATGCTCTCCCACCGTAATACCGTTTTCGACAGAAGTCCCGTCGGCTATCTGAAAACTCAACAGCACCGGTATCACCTTTAAATCAGGATAATCGCGCCTTACCTTTTCAACAATTGCAAAGAACACCGCGATATCCTCTTCCGCCGACTTATCAAATGTAATATAACCGTCATCAAATTTTGCGCCTGACCTCAGGTCCCCCAGCACAGGCATATAACGCACCAGTTTCGATCCCCTTGAGGCTTCATCCCTTAATCTTTTTTCCAATTCCATGGCGCCTTCAGCCGTTGCCCAGCCAGTCCTCGCGTGGCCGGTCCAGAATCCCACATCGTGGAATGACCCTTTTATATTAAACCCGATATTATTATTAAAATTGCCGGGCGTATAAATATCAACCGCGGCGAAAACTTTTTTCTCTTCTTCAGTTAAAGCCCAGAGAGGCGTCTTAAGGCCTATAGCCTGTATTCTTTCTGTCGGTATCCTGTAGCTGTTGTACGAAAAGGCCAATATGGTTATTAACACAAATACTGCGGTTGCGGTAACGATCCTGTCCAGAAAATCCACAATTCTTATCTTCGGTTCCCGCTCGGGTATCCAGGCTTGTTTCATATGGAATTCTTTCCATCTGCCGGTGACAAACCTGAAATTATAAAGAGATTTCCAGGCAACGATAACAAGGACTATCGAACATATTACGACAAGATTCCATGTATACGAAGCATTCCTGCCTTTCACAAGAGAATTTATAACCATTTCATTGAACAAATGGACCTGAAAACCGAAACGAAGCCCTACCATCAGCACCCATGTCATCAAAAGCATAAACCCGTAATTCCGGTACAGGCGCAGGTCAAGCCTTAAATTCTCAAGGCTTCTTTCAATATCTTCGTAAATAAACCAGGACCTGAAACCGGACAGTTTCTTTTTCACCAGACCGGGAATATCCGTTTTCCTGAGTTTCTTTTCGTTTCTTTCCACCGCCTCATTTAATATGTCCACGGCTCTCGGCGTCCTCCACCAGTAGCCGATGTTTGCGCCTTTAATCACTTCCTGCCAGGCGATCTTGTTCCCGGCTATATAGAGCATATGATAAAAATCTATAAAGAAATTCGGTATCGCGGCCCTGAACCTCATGGCCCTTACGGCTTTTTCTTTTACCCCGTTTATAACCTGGTTGCCCGCCGCGTTTATATATATATGCCCCAGCATCATCGTCAGGCAATAGATAATGAAAGAAAACACGGCCGTAAAAATGAATAACCGGAAAATATTTCCCGAAACCAGAATAGAAAAACAGGAACCCATGAAAAGGCCTATTGCCAAAAGAAACTTTCTTGCGGAAACAACGCCCGCGGCTTCTTCCAGGCTTCCTTCCTCAACAACTCTTTTTCTTTTTTCCATTTCTTTCAATGCGTTCAAAAGCGCCCGGTTATCAGATGAATATCCTGAACTGATTCTGGACTGCAGGGTATCAATCATATTGTCGTATTCGTCTATAATCGCCCTTAATCCGAGATAATCGTCCACTCCTTCCTTAACTCCTCTCATAGTAAAATACCTGTAAATAAAGATTGGTATAAGAATAAGACAGGGCCCTATCACCCATGCCCATCCGCCCACAGAAAAGAAATTAAGCACTGTGGGCGTATATATTCCTATGGATTTTCTCACGCGTTCAAGAAACTGGACTATGCTGGAATGCCCGTTGATAAACAACGCGATGGGCGCGATCCGGGATGAAAGAGCCATTTCCCACAGGGATTTTACGGGAATAAAATATATCCACCAGAAAATACACAGCATCCGGGCAACGCGGAATAAAAACGGCTGGACCGCGCTGAAAAGAGTGGGAATACAGAACGTCGCGCATCCCCATAACCCTTTTCTTTTCCAGAGTTCGGAAAAATTGCTCCAATTTTCGGTAACAATAATAAGGCCCATTATATAGCCCTTCATCCATCTTGACATCTGCTTGGGCCTGAATTTGAACCCGACTTCAGACTCAAAACCCGACGGGTCTTCGGGCGTAAGGCTCCAGAAACCGGAAACATTGAATCCGTACCACCAGAGCACAAGCCCCACCATATAATCTTCGGCGACCTGGAATTCATCCCATCCTCCCAGAGTAAGCAGGCTGTTTTTCAGATTATAGTGGTGTTCAATTTCTTTTGATTCGCCTTCTATGTTTAATTTCCCGGAAACTGTTTTATCTTTCCAGTCGATTTCCTCAACCGGTTCGGTCGAAAAGTAACCCGTAGTCCCGCCCAGAGGCTTAAACGCGTCGTTTGAAGCGTGAAGGCCGTCCCATCCGGCGGTATACCAACTCGCGTATTCACCGAACATAAACGCGGCTATCTGTCCTTTTGCGGCATGCAAAGCGTTTGTTATTTTAGCGAGCCGCCCCTGCCCGTTTCGGGGTTCGTTTATCCTTTTATACTCGGCGATAATCAGGGATTTGACAAACCTATCAAATGTTATCCTCCCCGTGATATAATCCGTCGCGCAAACGCCGTAGCCCGGCATATTGCAGAGAGTCACGTATAAATTAATCATTTTTCTCAACCCGGTTCTGGCAGTTTTTTTAACCGGCCTGCTCCTGTCATTCGCTTCCGCGTCAAGGCGTTTTATCTTTTCCCATAACATGGCTGTCGAAAAATATCTTCTGTCGCCTGAAGTAATCTCGAGCAGGGATTTCAGTGTATTATTACAAAAATATCTCAGGTGCCTCGCAAGAACACGCCCTCTCTTAAAATTAAACCTGTTATATATTACTTTATCCTCATTTTTCAGCAGGTTGGCGTACCGGCGCAATATGCCTTCAATAATCCCCGATGTTTTTTTCAATGTTATTCCGACGGCATCTTTTTCAGACAGGGATTCGGGCGCTTTTTCGATCTGAGGAGCTATTTTCGATTCGACTAACTTCCTGACATTCAAAATACCGTCCGATGTTCCCAGAACAAACTGAAGCAGCTGGTTTTGGTTGGGAATATCTTCAACGTCGTAAATTATTCCGGCGATACCGTCGGACTCGTGCAGCACCGATGTGTTGGCTCCCGGTTTTGTGTAAGGCTGGCTCGGTTCTTTGGGCAGCCTTACAAATAATAACCAGTGAAGTTTTTGCAGGAACCCGCTGTGTTTTATATTTTCCGGCATGGATTCTTCCTTCCTGCCGTCTTCCCTTACAGCCATTCCCCTTATAAACATCTCGTATTCCGGCACCACACCTTTTACTTTTAGATTATTCAACACATTTTTAGACCAGTTTTCCCCGGCAAATATGAATTTCACTTTCTTAAGAGGGTATCTCAGGGCAAGAAGCGATTTTATTAATTTGAAAACCGTCTCTTCGCTCCCCACAGCGACTATCCACGGAGTCATACGCGGAATGATGTCATAACAGAAGATTATTTTCCTCTCATTATGGGATATTTCCAGAAAACTCCTGATTTCATACGCGGTAACATTTTTAAAATACTTATCTATATCTTCCTGCGCTTTCCATAATTTCAGGCCGGCATCCAGGGATATGCCTTTACCATGCAGAAAAACCTTCAATTCATCGAACCCCGGGCAGGACATCCTCTCCAGCAGGCCGTTTTTGCCAAGACTGTCATAATTCTTTTTCAACCCGTCATAATCAAGCATCTCATAAACCGAACCTGACGGCGCGGCCCCCTTGCCAAAAAGCTTCTCATACCGCATTTTTTGCCGGTTTGAGAGCCTTTCCTTCCATCCCGCCGGATCCTCTTTCCTGAATTTATTCGCGAGAATTATCAAATCCCTGTCTTCCCTCTCAATCCTGCCTAAAAGGGTATCAACAAAATTTCTGAACGATTTTTCCCTTTCATCCTCATCCGCGCCTTCGTATAACTTGTCATCTTCGCATATCGCTTTAAACCTGTGCCTGGCATGCAGAACAATTATCAGCATATACATCGACCTGATAATCTCCGCCGCGAAAAGCATCTTCACTGTCAATGCGAGTATTCCCACCGCCGGCATAAGCAGGAAAAGGCATATAACGCATACGGCAATCGAGGCTATATAACGTTTATGGCATTCTTCATTCCGGGTTTTCTGTCCGGGATACAACTTTGCGAATCTTCCCAGATAGTAAAATGAAAACTTGCCTATAAACAGCGTGGCGCTGCCGACCATAAGTATTCCGAAGAATATCTGAAGGATAAAAATAAAGAGTTGGAAACCGACTTCCGGCGACCATAAAGGATATCCTTCGGCATTAAGCCTCACAGCCTCGAATACGGCAAACCCTTTCTGAAACAGCGTGCCTATATTCCCGGTAGAAAGTAAATTGTACGCCGCTGTAACCAGGGCTATGAATAAAGTGCCTATCAGATAAAACACGAATCCGACGGCCGTAAGGAACAACACCGTCTTTGAAAGGGTAAATATTTTAAACGGGATTTTTTCGATCCTGGTAAGGTGAAAAGCGTTCAGGAAGTTACGGACTATACCGCTGTCTCTCATATTCTCCATTCCCGGTATCTCTATATCGAGAGCCCTCTGCAGGGAATCATGGTTGAGATTATGGGGTTTCAGCCTGTAAAGGGCAGCCCTTATCTGGATAAGAAACCTTCTGACATCAATAGCTTTAAGGTTCTTCTGCGTGTCCGTGCTGTATATCAGCCTTTGATAATCCCTGTAAATCCCCCTCATATCTTTAGCGGGGTAAATAAGCACAAAATTATTCTTAACTTTTGAACCCAGCAGCGTTGAGAACAATCCCAGGGCAAAGACGTATACCGAAAAGACGGAGAACACTTTTACCGGGAAACTGAAATCAGCCGCGGCAAGCAGCAGCACAATTATAACGGCGGGTATAAATACAACCATCCCGTATACGCTTTTGAACTTATCCATATCCGATTCGCTGTGTTCTTTCTGCAGGAGTTCCTGTATCTGGGATATAGCCCCGTCCATAGTCGCCCCGAACCTGTCCGACCTTCCTATATTCCCCGACTCATGCAGTTCCCCTCCTTTTATGTTGCGCGCCCTGACCGGCCTGTCCAGATCTTTCAATAATTCAAACCATCTCCCCCCGGAGGCGCAGACAAGATGCTCCTTGAACTCATGAACGTCTATATATTCCTTCCTGTAAAACCTTGATGTATATACGACATAATCCTTAGCGTTCTCGTCAACAAGTTTTACAACCTCTTTGATAAAGTCCTTAAGTATTTTTTCTTTCTGTTCAACAGCGGCGTCCTTACTCGGGGGAATATCGATTGCAGAGACAAGTTTAAGGCTCTCATTCCCGAACCTGACAATCCAGAGTATAGATAGAAGCCTTTTGAGTTCTTTCTTCTGTTTATCTATGAATCGCCGGGGTTTTGCGATTCTCATATAGTACCTGATGAATAATGAAGAGTTCCACACCGAAAACAACAGCACCGTTAGCAGAATACTCATATCAGGGCCTGCTATTTCAAGGGGGTTATAATACTGCAGGAAGAAGAAAACAACAGACAGCGCAACCCCCTTCAACAACTGCAGCCAGTTAACACCGGCAAATATAACGAAAACAGCAAGATACGGCAGGAAATTAACTATTTTGGGAAAACCCGCCATATAAGAAATAACCGCTATAACAATAAATTTAAGGGTCTTATACGCAATATCAAGATTATATCTCGGGTTCGCGTCAAAATTATAATTCCACCAGGCATCGCTCTTTTTCAGTTCCGGAGGGAAAATACCCATATCATCCTGCTGGGAGCCCATACGGGTAAAATCAACACCCATGTTCTCAACCCATTGGTCAATGGCCCTGATATGGAGACTCAATAAATTTTTAATGTCAGATATATTTTTTTCCAATTTATAACACCTCCGCGCCATTGAAAGCAATACACGGCGTTAATTCGCCTGAAATAAATTTACCGGTGACGGAAGCCCGCAGATAAGCTTTCTTCCTGATCTCGAATTTTAACATTACAACCCTGAAAGCATTAAAATCGCCGGTTGACAGGCACCTGCTGTTGAAAACAAGACTCCCTTTATTATCGGTGTAAAGGACCGAATTCCTGACATTGCCGAATACATCCACAAACGAAACTATGATTTCTGTCTTTTGTTTTCTGAAATCATCGGGTATCTGCCAATTGATAAAAACGTTTTTCCCGTCAAGATTAACAGGGTTCCCTTTTGCATCGGTCAGGTCATAATATACGGCATAAGTGTCGCTCAGGTACAGGTCGGAGAGTTTCCTGGAATCAGGCTGCATCTTTCTCGTTATTTCAGGCGGGGCAACCATCCTGCTTTTCAGGTCTTCAGTTTTAAACTCTACTATTCCTTCCTGTATTTTTTCCTTCTGCTCTTCAAACCTCGGCTTTTCAAGCCTCGCGTTATCTATCTCATATTTTTCCTTATCTTTAATATCCCTCAAAGAATCGGATACTATCGAGAAACTTACTATTTTATCCGGCATAAAGTTCTCGGCGGTAAATATGTTTTTCTCCAGGTCAAGGGAATCAGGGGCAAACACAACCCGCGTAAAGAATTTACCTTTTTCCTTTTCATTCAGGGCGTCAAGGTACTTCTGCCCCTCTATGACTCTCTGCATTATCCTTCTTTTTCCCGTAGCATCCTCAAAAATAAAACTCAACACGTGCCTTCCCGGCATGCCTGTGGCAATCAGGAATACAACTTTACTGCCTCTCAGGTCAAAGGGAGAGCCTTTTTTATCCTTAGCGGAAACAAATTCATACTTAATTATAGTGTCAAGCCCTTCCGAAGAAGATTTAACAAGAGAGATAAGTTCCTTCTCTCCGGGGTTTAAATCATTATACAAATCTATAAAGTTATAGGCTTCCGCCTGTTCAAGAAGCATGTTCCTTGTAAACAGTATGTCATACTGGTAGTTTTCGGGCTGTTTTTTGATTTTCACAAATTCCCGGAAGTAAATTTTCCTGAACAGGTTAAACAACATCGATATATATTTGCTTCTGCGCCTTATCTCTATCTCGCTGAAATTAGAGTCGTATTTCCCGTCCACAAGATCTTCCAGTTCCTTGAAAAGCCTGCTCCTGAGCATTGTGGAAAGAGAAAACGGGTCATGGATTTCCCATATCTTTTCAACACCGGAAAAATCCACGCCGCTTTCCAGCGCCTTGCTGTATTCAACAAGCATCGCATCCCCTATCATATTTATCAGTATATCATCTATATTCTTTATCTCATCTTCAGAAAACACGCCGCCGATAGCCCCCATTACTATCCATGCCTGCCTCGCGAATTCTTCCGAACGGATATCAACAGGCTCATCCGGATTTATTTCGGCAATGGGTTTTTCCTTTGGAAGTTCTTCAAATGTCAGCCTTTTATCATAAATATAGAAGGAACGTCCCCTGTAATAATTGCCGTTTTCGTCCATGGGTATCAGCACAGAGTAAACAATGCCTCTTTCATCCATCATATTTACAATTGCCGTATTATCCCGATAGTAATATTTCCTGCTTACTCTCTCCCTGTCAAGAAGTCCGCCTTTCTCCACAATTTCGAGAATAGGCCCGACTTTCATCTCGGGGCTTTCAAAGAGCAGTTTCTTGCCGGTTTCGGTATCATAATCGACTTTTTTAATGAGTTTCCTGCCTTTATATGTCTTAACTTCACTTACTTTCTTTGTGTCTCCCTCATAATCGATCTCTTTCCTTATTCCCGTGGTCATATCTATCTCTCTGGAAAGCCTGTCCATCTCATCATATTTATATTCGGACAGCATCTGAATCTCGTCAGTCAGCCTGCCTACATCGGTTATTTCGCCTGTAACCGGGTCTATAAGGTTCTGGGGTATATACACCTTTACGAAATCCCTCACGCCGTCAAAAAATTCAAATCCGCCTTTTCCGTAATATGACTGGCTGATCGAATAAAGTTTTGTCTCGGGATTCCTTTCCAGGTATATAGTCACATAAGAGTCCGTATCCGGGATCTTCACTCTTCTTACATCCGGCTCATCTTCCGGATATTCAAACGTCCACTGGCCTCTTTCCTTGCCGCTGAGAACCACTTTCATCCTGTTAAACGAATAGGAATCTTCCGCAAGATCGGTTATATACGCTACACATTTCTGCCCTTCCTGCAGGGATTCTTCGGGAGGAACCGGTTTGCCGTCCCTTCCGCTTCTTGTGGTCATCTCTATTATAACCTGCCGGTCGTTCACGGGATAATATAGGAATTTATCGTATTCCAGCAGTTTTCCCTGTGTGCCGTCTTCATTCATTTCCCATTTCTTGCTGGCAAGAGGCATCCTGTTATAATCTATACCCGGGTACCTGGCTTCCCCGGCCCCGCTCAAAAATGCCACCGAATCCCATAATTCATTACCTTCCTCATCAATTTCATAGGTAAATTTCTGTATTGTTTTTTTAAGGAAATACCTGTTTTCCGTAACAAGGTAGATATCTTCCTCTTCAGGGCTGTTTTGCCTGATCAATATAGAAGTTTTTTCCGCTACCGGCGTTACGCCGCCTGTTTTCGGGTCAATCATAGTAAAATATTCCGTAACCGTGCCGTCTTCCTCATTGAACATCAAAGCGTCACACCTGTATTTCAGCCCTTCTCCCTTCGATAAAGGCACAGTAAAGATTTCCTGATAAAGAGGCTTGGCGTATATATCATAAAAGCCGAATGATTTATTTATCTTTTTCGTATCCTGTTTTGTCTGCACTATCCAGTTAAACCTGTCCGGCAATTTTAACTGATATACCCTTTCATAGCATGCCGAACAGTAAAATTTCGATTTTATGGAATCTGTCTCCCTGTCATAATATACTTCCGCCGCTTTCTCGTCATTGAAATCCATCAAAGACACCGGCTCCTTGTTTTTTTTCAAAGCATTCTTATCTATAGTCACGAATTTATAAGACTGAGGGACAAAATGTTTTTCCCGCCCGTTTTCATCTTTATAAACCCCGTTCGAATCAAGGGATATCACATCGCCGAGAAAATCTTTGTGGACTAAATAATTTTCGGTGATTTCAGGCTCTTTCCCGTCGACAGTAGACCATTTTTCAATTACGGTGGTGCTGCCGTCTTCATGATAAAGGATGCCTTTGTCGACTATAAATATCCTTATTATCTGTTCCGCCTGCCCGTAATCGTAGAGAGGTTTTTCCAGCAATTCGTCCGATTGAAGGAAATACCAGACGTCTTTGCTTCTGCTGTACCTGTCATAGACTATCCTGTGATACCTTTCCGCCGTAAGCTCTCCGTCCTTGTCATAAATCAGTGATTTCATCACGTTTTTATGGCTTTGCCTCCTGCCGTCGGACATCGTCACCTCAGCTTCAGGCAAAAACTCATAAACCTCAATCTCCTTTTCAACGGCGTCAAACATTACCTTGTAATAAAGTTTTTCCTCCCTGTCCTCTATAATCCTGTGCTCTTCGGTAACAACAAAATCTTTCTTCTGCTCGTCATATTCCTGTTTTACATAGAATTTGTATAATACTTCTTTGGGGAACCGGCCCGGGTCGGGCTTATAAGAAAAATTTCCGGGAAAAATAAATTTTTCGCCGTCAAACACGGTTCCGTCCCGCATAACCCGCGGTTCCGTCCTTTTTATCTCTTCTCCGTCCTTTTCGATAAGACTGCTTTCCATCCTGATGGGCTTGAACTCTTTCGGCCCGTCCGAATATTTAAATATCTCTGTCACGGAAGAATCCCTGTCATATACGACTTTGACATCTCCCCACGGGAGCATTTCCTCATAACGTATTTTATGAAGAGGCGTAGGCACAAATGTCGGGCTCCCTTCCGCCCCGTACTGTATAATAGTGCCTCCGACTTCCGTATAATTATGCCCGAGCCTGTCTCTTCCCGAACGGGTAATCATTTTAACACCGTCAACCATAACAAATCCGCCGAGTTTCATCCACGCGCCGGTGGAATAATCATGGTACTCGACCTGTTCCCACGCATCCAGGCCCGTTTCCTTATCTACGCCCCTGTATATGTAACTGCTTGTCATCATCAGGCGTTTCTTCTCATCTTTTCGGCCCAGGTTGGAAACTATGTATTCTTCTTCGCCTATCTCTATTATTTTTCTTCCCCTCTCATCTTTTTCCCCGGTTTCACGGGATTTATAAGCAGTCATGAACGTGTATCTCTCGGAAATACCGGAATCTTCTATAACCGATTCAACCAGGACATCCTTTCCGTAATCGGGCTGGAATTTTGAGTGCAGGCTCTGCCTGAACATCACTTTTCCGGACAGTATGTTATACCTTTCGCCTTCCATCCTTGTTACGGAATATGTTTTACCTCCGGCATCGGTATATTTATAGTTCGGCTCGAATTTATAGTATTCTTTCAGCACGGGTTCCGCAAACCCTTCGGTTGAAACCAATCCGTTAATCGATTTATTCAGCCCGGCTATCCAACCCTGAGAAAGTATTATCTCGCCTCTCTTATCAAAAAGGCTTACCCACGTCTCTTCGACTTTCCTGTTGGGCACTTCATCTATACTTACCATCTCGCGCGAAACAGTAAGTTTCTCCTTATTCCTTTCCTTATAAAGGTAAACGTCTTTTATTTTTTCGCCGAGTTTGTTGAATTCGCTTATTTCAAGCCTGTCGCCGAGCTTTACCATGACGTTTGTCCCGTCCGGCACTTCGAATTTATAGTCGCGTATCTGTTTCGGCTCATTCCACTCCTGAAACAGCCACCCCCTGACTTTATGCGCAACAGGGTCAAAAAGGCCCTTATAAATTTTCCGGGGATTCCTTTCATCCCGGTAAAAAAGCATTATTTCATTCGTCCTTTCGT includes these proteins:
- a CDS encoding Rrf2 family transcriptional regulator; its protein translation is MRLSTRSRYGVRLMYDLACSYGGGPVLLKDIARREDISEKYLSNIIIPLKGCGMVSSSRGAHGGYALAKAPDKVKIKDIIEILEGDLCLVECVKNPGICKRSPFCLSRDIWVDVKEKMDDVLNAVTLKDLVDKNKKKKYRKKGGQLK